In Rhizobium sp. WSM4643, the following are encoded in one genomic region:
- a CDS encoding helix-turn-helix transcriptional regulator yields MTISGAGIRRMRLLRSMKQGHLAELLGVNQATVSRWERDQLALPVEQAIKLERIFAAPPHEAVDTALKRLVEDSVRPVHLICDRTHRLLAASRPRQAEWRAPLGAFLGRSLFSYASAEIAAAEQSLEECGWHEGRLSSLTLDTGANGNALLPIAAGRVTWERIMLSDGSAGRLVTTIG; encoded by the coding sequence ATGACGATATCAGGAGCCGGCATACGCCGCATGCGGCTGCTGCGCAGCATGAAGCAAGGCCATCTCGCCGAACTCCTTGGCGTCAACCAGGCGACCGTCTCGCGCTGGGAGCGCGATCAACTCGCCCTGCCCGTCGAACAGGCCATCAAGCTGGAGCGGATTTTCGCCGCGCCGCCACATGAAGCAGTCGATACGGCGCTGAAGCGGCTGGTCGAGGATTCCGTCCGGCCGGTGCATCTGATCTGCGACCGCACCCACCGGCTGCTCGCCGCCTCTCGCCCGCGGCAAGCGGAGTGGCGGGCGCCGCTCGGCGCCTTTCTCGGCCGTTCTCTGTTCTCCTACGCCTCCGCCGAGATCGCCGCCGCCGAGCAGTCGCTGGAGGAGTGCGGCTGGCATGAGGGCAGGCTCTCGTCGCTGACCCTCGATACCGGCGCCAACGGCAATGCGCTGCTGCCGATCGCCGCCGGCCGCGTGACCTGGGAACGGATCATGCTTTCCGATGGCAGCGCCGGCCGCCTTGTCACGACCATCGGCTAA